In Ascochyta rabiei chromosome 2, complete sequence, one genomic interval encodes:
- a CDS encoding Prenylated Rab acceptor protein 1, with the protein MARFTSLMLLGAATISASPLAARQATTVTVTATAEAPASTAWDAGAVHDYPIHASCNATQHQYIKNGLEETLTICRQARDHILRWGNSSEIYQKYFGNAPTGEPIGWFTKIVDGDKSDVLFRCDNIDGNCGQEGWAGHWRGSNATSETVICDLSYELRRPLEGMCMFNYDVANGATNFYWASDLLHRLLHIPKVGEGIVEHYGGADEYPGVLELAKSNPAEAVRNSDTLQYFALEVYAHDVAVPGVGCPGHYREVSSSDSHAAPTSSASAAASSVAASATAAASSASQAASSAAASATQAAEACTPHDDHWHCPPGVPEPTSPPS; encoded by the exons ATGGCTCGCTTCACGTCTCTCATGCTCCTTGGAGCCGCCACTATCTCTGCTTCTCCTCTTGCAGCTCGTCAGGCCACTACCGTCACCGTCACTGCTACCGCCGAGGCTCCTGCCTCTACTGCATGGGACGCCGGTGCTGTTCACGACTACCCCATCCACGCTTCCTGCAATGCTACTCAGCACCAGTACATCAAGAACGGTCTCGAAGAGACTCTCACCATCTGCCGTCAAGCTCGCGACCACATTCTCCGCTGGGGCAACTCTTCGGAGATCTACCAGAAGTACTTTGGCAATGCTCCCACTGGTGAGCCCATCGGCTGGTTCACCAAGATCGTGGACGGCGACAAATCTGATGTCCTCTTCCGTTGTGATAACATTGATGGAAACTGTGGCCAGGAGG GCTGGGCAGGTCACTGGCGAGGCTCTAACGCCACCTCCGAGACCGTAATCTGCGATCTCTCGTATGAACTTCGTCGTCCTCTGGAGGGGATGTGCATGTTCAATTACGACGTCGCCAATGGTGCGACCAACTTCTACTGGGCTTCTGATCTTTTGCACCGCCTCCTTCACATCCCCAAGGTTGGCGAGGGCATCGTCGAGCACTACGGTGGCGCGGATGAGTACCCCGGTGTTCTGGAGCTTGCTAAGAGCAACCCTGCTGAGGCCGTCCGCAACTCCGACACGCTGCAGTACTTCGCTCTTGAGGTCTACGCACATGATGTTGCCGTTCCTGGCGTTGGATGCCCGGGCCACTACCGTGAGGTGTCTTCTTCTGATTCACACGCTGCTCCCACCTCATCTGCCAGTGCTGCTGCCAGCTCTGTTGCTGCTTCTGCGACAGCTGCCGCCAGCTCTGCTTCTCAAGCGGCCTCCTCTGCGGCTGCTAGCGCTACTCAAGCCGCTGAGGCCTGCACACCTCACGACGACCACTGGCACTGCCCTCCTGGGGTGCCGGAGCccacttctcctccttcttag
- a CDS encoding Cyanamide hydratase encodes MAASRDEQIRTYGWTSVSCDPKQWGGTKAFNNPPKPQLCADVSVPSTALAQKSMEYAQKELPAPTFNHSMRVFYYGLAIASQQFPDWQFSTETWLLTCLFHDIGTIDKYTHGTFMSFEFYGGLLALNVLRDHNCPTPQAESVAEAIIRHQDPVEVGTIHTIGLLTQLATQFDNMGYRAGYVHEDTIKDVVKHYPRKHWSNCFASKIREEVFVKPWCHSTASGEKFPYDVEHNTLMEPHDALQ; translated from the exons ATGGCTGCCTCGAGAGACGAACAGATTCGGACATACGGCTGGACATCCGTTTCGTGTGATCCAAAGCAATGGGGTGGCACGAAGGCTTTCAACAATCCGCCAAAGCCACAACTGTGTGCTGACGTCTCAGTCCCGTCTACTGCGCTCGCCCAAAAGTCGATGGAATACGCCCAGAAGGAGCTTCCAGCACCTACGTTCAACCACAGCATGCGCGTCTTCTATTATG GCCTCGCGATTGCTAGCCAGCAATTTCCCGACTGGCAGTTTAGCACGGAGACATGGCTCTTGACATGCTTGTTCCACGATATTGGCACCATCGATAAGTACACACACGGAACGTTCATGTCGTTTGAGTTCTACGGCGGCTTGCTCGCGCTCAATGTGCTGAGAGACCACAATTGTCCTACGCCGCAGGCTGAAAGCGTTGCTGAAGCTATCATTCGGCATCAGGATCCTGTTGAGGTGGGCACAATTCACACGATTGGGCTACTCACTCAACTGGCGACGCAATTCG ATAACATGGGCTATCGAGCGGGCTACGTCCATGAAGACACTATCAAAGATGTGGTGAAGCACTACCCTCGAAAACATTGGTCCAATTGTTTTGCGAGCAAGATTAGGGAAGAGGTTTTCGTCAAGCCATGGTGCCACTCAACAGCCTCAGGGGAGAAGTTTCCGTATGACGTGGAGCACAACACGCTCATGGAGCCGCATGATGCTCTACAATAG
- a CDS encoding high-affinity Zn(2+) transporter zrt1 has protein sequence MTPAAHSVALLAFGACVAAQTVTITATVTAAATPTITAVSDCHPHGTVNWCMVGTEEYQISGPTATEEFQAQYTDCHKHGSDTYCVDDAGEDVEIVMENTEETTHAGETAEEPAGSEEHCHFHAGVEHCVGGSEEVSCDATDRDYNIPLRVGLLFVILVTSGFGVFLPILTTRFNIISQTNIIFVVLKQFGTGIVLSTAFIHLFTHAGLMFGNECLGELQYEGTAAAVFLAGLFLSFLADYLGARFIQWRQKKHAGSDSEIRGSPTDGSDKAVSASTSPENEFNRSDGLPHAHGAIHNTTPMEEKINVYNLEAGIIFHSIIIGVTLVVAGDSFFITLFVVILFHQMFEGIALGTCIAELPKAAASTLQKCIMAGTFAFITPIGMAIGIGVLNSFNGNDPHTIVAIGTLDALSAGILAWVGIVEMLARDWLHGRLLNAGLIRTASAMLALVCGMVLMSVLGKWA, from the exons ATGACCCCTGCTGCACATTCTGTAGCCCTACTGGCTTTTGGAGCCTGTGTCGCTGCACAGACTGTAACGATCACAGCCACAGTCACGGCAGCTGCAACACCCACTATCACTGCTGTTTCCGACTGCCACCCTCATGGCACAGTCAA TTGGTGTATGGTCGGGACTGAGGAGTACCAGATCTCTGGGCCTACCGCAACAGAGGAATTCCAGGCTCAGTACACAGACTGTCACAAACACGGTAGTGACAC GTACTGCGTTGACGACGCTGGCGAGGATGTCGAGATTGTTATGGAAAACACCGAGGAGACTACGCACGCTGGTGAGACTGCTGAAGAGCCAGCCGGGTCCGAGGAGCACTGCCACTTCCACGCGGGTGTTGA ACACTGCGTTGGCGGCAGCGAAGAAGTGTCTTGCGATGCGACAGATCGTGACTACAACATCCCGTTACGCGTTGGTCTACTCTTCGTGATTCTTGTCACCAGTGGCTTCGGTGTCTTCCTGCCCATCTTGACGACCCGGTTCAACATCATCTCGCAGACAAATATCATCTTCGTCGTGCTGAAGCAGTTTGGTACCGGTATTGTTTTATCGACTGCGTTCATCCATCTTTTCACTCACGCTGGTCTCATGTTCGGCAACGAGTGCCTGGGCGAGCTGCAGTACGAGGGAACGGCTGCAGCTGTCTTCCTCGCTGGTCTTTTCCTGTCGTTCTTAGCCGACTACTTGGGTGCTCGATTCATTCAATGGCGCCAGAAGAAGCATGCTGGTTCCGACAGCGAGATTCGCGGTAGCCCCACAGATGGCAGTGACAAGGCCGTGTCAGCCTCCACCAGCCCCGAAAACGAATTCAACCGCAGCGACGGCCTCCCCCACGCGCACGGAGCTATTCACAACACCACCCCTATGGAAGAAAAGATCAACGTTTACAATCTGGAAGCAGGTATCATTTTTCACTCCATCATCATCGGAGTTACCCTTGTGGTCGCCGGCGACTCTTTTTTCATTACTCTCTTCGTTGTCATTCTCTTCCACCAAATGTTCGAAGGCATCGCACTTGGAACCTGCATCGCTGAGTTACCCAAGGCCGCTGCATCAACCCTGCAGAAGTGCATCATGGCCGGAACATTCGCCTTCATTACCCCTATCGGTATGGCTATCGGTATTGGTGTTTTGAACTCGTTCAACGGCAACGACCCTCATACCATCGTTGCCATCGGGACCCTTGACGCGCTGTCGGCAGGTATCCTTGCGTGGGTTGGTATCGTGGAGATGTTGGCGAGAGACTGGTTGCACGGGCGCTTGCTTAACGCTGGGTTGATCAGGACGGCATCGGCCATGTTGGCGCTGGTTTGTGGTATGGTGCTGATGAGCGTTCTTGGCAAGTGGGCCTAG